In Devosia sp. 1566, a single genomic region encodes these proteins:
- a CDS encoding YfcC family protein, with protein MVDRVVYVYTAHQQIVLFEKISRRKGEFPPGAANKRLQDMTSSSDPVPDDATVLQSRFPTAYSILFGFIVLVAALTWIIPAGQYERVENEAVGRTVAVAGTYTEVPPNPQGFLDAMLAPVAGFYNPDSYAANAIDVALFVLFLGGFLGVVNATGAIDTGIRAAMTKLQGHEIWMIPILMCLFALGGTTFGMAEETLPFYAILIPAMIAARYDAVTGVAVILIGAGIGVLGSTINPFATVIGSDAAGIPFTDGIALRVVLLIGGLVICIAYVMRYARRVQADPTRSVVAHQAAAYRRLFLADGEEAENKLSTTQSIVLVVFALTFAVMIWGVSSQDWWMAQMSALFIGAAIVTGIIARLGEKRLTGSFVDGARDLLGVALVIGLARGIVVIMENGRIADTILHAAESSLGSLDKLAFINLIFWIEVGMSFFVPSSSGLAVLSMPILAPLADFDGVDRALVVTAYQSANGLVNLINPTFAVVIGGLAMARVPYDRWLVFIWPLLPILAVFISAALSVAAIL; from the coding sequence ATGGTTGATCGAGTTGTTTATGTCTACACAGCACATCAGCAGATTGTTCTATTCGAAAAAATTAGCCGACGAAAAGGCGAATTCCCCCCGGGGGCCGCGAACAAAAGGCTGCAAGATATGACTTCTTCTTCCGATCCAGTGCCGGACGATGCCACCGTCCTGCAGTCGAGGTTTCCCACCGCCTATTCCATCCTGTTCGGTTTCATCGTGCTGGTCGCAGCGCTGACGTGGATCATCCCAGCCGGGCAATATGAGCGGGTGGAGAACGAGGCGGTGGGTCGGACGGTCGCTGTAGCCGGTACATATACTGAGGTGCCGCCCAATCCGCAGGGTTTTCTCGACGCTATGCTCGCCCCCGTAGCCGGCTTCTATAACCCCGACAGCTATGCCGCCAACGCTATCGACGTGGCTTTGTTCGTGCTGTTCCTGGGCGGTTTCCTCGGCGTCGTGAATGCCACGGGTGCCATTGACACTGGTATCCGTGCGGCCATGACGAAGCTGCAGGGGCACGAAATCTGGATGATCCCGATCCTGATGTGCCTCTTCGCGCTTGGCGGCACCACCTTCGGTATGGCCGAAGAAACGCTGCCGTTCTATGCAATCCTGATCCCCGCAATGATCGCTGCGCGTTATGACGCCGTCACCGGGGTCGCCGTAATCCTGATCGGCGCAGGCATCGGCGTACTCGGGTCGACCATCAACCCCTTCGCCACGGTCATCGGATCAGACGCGGCGGGGATCCCGTTTACCGACGGCATCGCGCTGCGTGTGGTGCTGCTAATCGGCGGGTTGGTGATATGTATCGCCTATGTCATGCGCTACGCCAGGCGTGTGCAGGCCGATCCCACCCGCTCCGTCGTCGCGCATCAGGCTGCGGCGTACCGTCGTCTCTTTTTGGCTGACGGAGAGGAGGCCGAAAACAAGCTAAGCACCACGCAGAGCATCGTCCTGGTCGTGTTTGCCCTCACCTTTGCGGTAATGATCTGGGGAGTCTCCTCACAGGATTGGTGGATGGCGCAGATGAGCGCGCTTTTCATTGGCGCCGCAATCGTCACAGGCATCATCGCCCGGCTAGGCGAAAAGCGGCTGACCGGAAGCTTCGTCGACGGCGCGCGAGATCTGCTGGGCGTCGCATTGGTGATCGGGCTGGCCCGCGGCATCGTGGTGATCATGGAAAACGGCCGGATCGCCGACACCATTCTGCACGCTGCCGAAAGCTCGCTTGGAAGTCTGGACAAACTCGCCTTCATCAATCTTATTTTCTGGATCGAGGTCGGGATGAGTTTCTTCGTGCCGTCTTCATCCGGTCTCGCCGTGCTGTCGATGCCAATTCTGGCACCGCTGGCGGACTTTGACGGAGTCGACCGCGCCCTCGTCGTCACTGCTTATCAATCCGCCAACGGCCTCGTTAACCTCATCAACCCCACTTTCGCGGTGGTCATCGGAGGGCTTGCCATGGCGCGAGTGCCTTATGACCGCTGGCTCGTCTTCATCTGGCCTCTACTCCCGATCTTGGCCGTGTTCATCTCGGCGGCACTCAGCGTAGCCGCCATCCTCTGA